A stretch of DNA from Allomeiothermus silvanus DSM 9946:
CCATTCCCAGCCGCTGGAATGCTTTCATCTAATTCCTCCTATCTTCTGGAACCCTGATGAGCTCGAGCCCACAGGTGCTGCAGAACCGCGCATACGGCGAGGTGATGGGGGCCTGGCAGCGGGGGCAGACCTCGAGCAGCCTTTCCCCATCGTTGAGGCAGTAGCGCTCTTTTGTGCTGGCCGGAACGGCCCTGGCACAGCGCGGACAG
This window harbors:
- a CDS encoding double zinc ribbon domain-containing protein — encoded protein: MDGWGSLSLQGGKRVEEEPGIFYRICPRCARAVPASTKERYCLNDGERLLEVCPRCQAPITSPYARFCSTCGLELIRVPEDRRN